A genomic stretch from Halorhodospira halophila SL1 includes:
- a CDS encoding XrtA system polysaccharide chain length determinant has protein sequence MEQVVQEVLHQLRATWRRRWWILPIAWLVCIPGWAYIHALPDTYEASSEVYVDTDSVLGPLLGGMTVRPDAEQRMNMITSTLLSRDNLREIARQADLDILLGYDDIDRAVDSLQDIDLRGGDESGAGDNIYTISFSDEDPEVAYRVVRQTGDLFMERGLGDPRTDLTASRDFIENQLDRYGTRLRAKEEQLEDFRREHSEVLLAGGDFYSRLRAERERLAEAELEFEQAQSHYESLIAQLEGDGDHPGLVQPPEFENPELDARISNLESELDELRRQYTDQHPDVAHTQRVLEDLREEREEQAVEFSESLMASPVDRVGLGQPDHPLQLELAESESRVASLETRVEEQRLRVQELEAVSDDVPEIESEYSRLTRDYEVLQNSYSELRDRLEQAVLTGEVESGADSVDFRVLQPPEQPSEAAAPNRPLLGSAVLVLGLGAGTGFAFLLAQIRGTVAAPGQLGELTGRPVMGQISRVRTPAHRRRRRMEMLVFFSATGALLVAYGVVVGVFFA, from the coding sequence ATGGAGCAGGTCGTCCAGGAAGTGCTGCACCAACTGCGAGCGACCTGGCGTCGACGGTGGTGGATCCTTCCCATCGCTTGGCTGGTCTGTATACCCGGGTGGGCGTACATCCACGCCCTCCCCGACACCTACGAGGCGTCGAGCGAGGTCTACGTCGATACGGATTCGGTGCTCGGTCCACTGCTCGGCGGCATGACGGTGCGACCGGACGCTGAGCAGCGGATGAACATGATTACCAGCACGCTGCTGAGCCGGGATAACCTGCGTGAGATCGCGCGGCAGGCGGACCTCGACATTCTCCTCGGCTACGACGACATCGACCGCGCCGTCGATAGCCTGCAGGACATCGATCTGCGCGGGGGTGACGAAAGTGGGGCTGGGGACAATATCTATACGATCAGTTTTTCCGATGAGGACCCGGAGGTGGCCTATCGCGTGGTGCGTCAGACCGGTGACCTCTTCATGGAGCGGGGCCTCGGTGACCCGCGGACGGATCTGACGGCCTCGCGCGATTTTATCGAGAATCAGCTCGACCGTTACGGCACTCGGCTGCGGGCGAAGGAAGAGCAGCTTGAGGATTTTCGCCGTGAGCACTCGGAGGTTCTGTTGGCCGGCGGCGATTTTTATAGCCGCTTGCGGGCCGAGCGTGAGCGGTTAGCTGAGGCGGAGTTGGAGTTTGAGCAGGCTCAAAGCCATTATGAGAGCCTCATCGCACAGCTTGAGGGCGATGGCGATCACCCCGGATTAGTGCAGCCTCCGGAGTTCGAGAATCCGGAGCTAGACGCTCGCATCAGTAACCTGGAATCCGAGCTTGATGAGCTGCGCCGCCAGTATACCGATCAGCATCCGGACGTGGCGCATACGCAGCGCGTCCTTGAGGATCTGCGCGAGGAGCGGGAGGAGCAGGCGGTGGAGTTCAGCGAGAGCCTGATGGCCTCCCCGGTAGATCGCGTTGGTCTAGGTCAGCCCGATCATCCGCTGCAGCTGGAGTTGGCCGAATCGGAAAGCCGTGTGGCCTCGCTGGAGACTCGGGTTGAGGAGCAGCGCCTGCGGGTCCAGGAACTTGAGGCGGTCTCCGACGACGTGCCGGAGATCGAGTCGGAATACAGTCGGCTCACACGGGACTACGAAGTCCTGCAGAACAGCTACTCTGAGTTACGGGATCGGCTTGAGCAGGCTGTGCTGACCGGCGAAGTGGAGTCAGGCGCGGACTCGGTGGACTTTCGCGTCCTGCAGCCACCGGAGCAGCCAAGTGAGGCGGCAGCGCCGAACCGCCCCCTGCTGGGCAGCGCGGTTCTGGTCCTGGGGCTGGGGGCCGGCACGGGATTCGCCTTCCTGCTGGCCCAGATTCGCGGCACGGTGGCCGCGCCCGGCCAGCTCGGCGAGCTCACCGGGCGGCCCGTCATGGGGCAGATCTCGCGGGTGCGAACGCCGGCCCACCGGCGCCGCAGGCGCATGGAGATGCTCGTCTTCTTCAGCGCAACCGGAGCCTTGTTGGTTGCCTATGGGGTGGTGGTTGGGGTCTTTTTTGCCTAG
- a CDS encoding PilZ domain-containing protein — MNALDLAEELADFWLPVLAKRSWEVRADMLEQILGQLADDTPDPMLYRRLVAFFLATAIDRLAADEPVASQAQARIYIQSADPKHRAMALERFPEVHSRPAWRGHPRNNPLDRRAAPRHRLTAEAGIEAARTKITCRIHNISKSGALITLHLMLQPSDEVHLTLRSRDQPINGQVARVSDHGCGILFCA; from the coding sequence GTGAACGCCCTCGACCTGGCAGAGGAGTTGGCCGATTTCTGGCTCCCGGTACTGGCGAAGCGCTCCTGGGAGGTGCGTGCCGACATGCTGGAGCAGATCCTTGGGCAGTTGGCGGACGACACCCCCGACCCCATGCTCTACCGCCGCCTGGTCGCGTTTTTCCTGGCGACCGCGATCGATCGCCTTGCGGCCGATGAGCCGGTCGCCAGCCAGGCGCAGGCACGGATCTACATCCAGTCGGCCGATCCGAAGCACCGCGCAATGGCCCTGGAACGCTTCCCCGAGGTCCACTCACGCCCTGCGTGGCGCGGCCACCCCCGTAACAACCCCCTGGACCGACGGGCCGCCCCGCGACACCGCCTAACCGCCGAAGCAGGCATCGAAGCCGCCCGTACCAAGATCACGTGTCGGATCCACAATATCTCAAAGTCCGGAGCCCTAATTACCCTACATTTAATGCTTCAACCAAGCGATGAGGTTCACCTGACGCTGCGATCTCGCGACCAGCCGATAAACGGTCAGGTGGCGCGGGTTTCCGATCATGGCTGTGGCATCCTGTTCTGCGCATAA
- a CDS encoding GNAT family N-acyltransferase, whose product MEFAMSSPYSRYKVILATEDQARCAHFQLRYMVYCEKKQYESSSLFPDGYERDDHDSHALHLLLKYTPPGSQTNRNVGTIRLIKGGNKPLPIENISDLNSNEFTNEYSGELSRLAIHEVPSGHDTLPLFILCRAAQHHARGCGISRLYFLARPALARHLTRNHLPFEQAGSPCYHRGRRIPYAMDVNGFARGLARWEKKLIKQKLAPSSKTETLHAYQHPNRLSDMVPNGCLQTKGMPEPKKAI is encoded by the coding sequence TTGGAGTTCGCGATGTCATCCCCCTACTCCCGCTACAAGGTCATCCTGGCGACCGAAGATCAGGCGCGGTGCGCCCATTTCCAGTTACGATACATGGTTTATTGCGAAAAGAAGCAATATGAATCTTCAAGCCTTTTCCCGGATGGATATGAACGTGACGACCACGACAGTCACGCGCTCCACCTGCTTCTAAAATACACACCACCGGGATCCCAGACGAATCGAAACGTGGGCACGATTCGTCTAATAAAAGGCGGAAACAAACCTCTTCCGATCGAGAACATCTCCGACCTGAACAGCAATGAATTCACGAATGAATATAGTGGCGAGCTCTCGCGACTCGCTATCCATGAAGTGCCTTCAGGCCACGACACCCTCCCGCTGTTTATCCTCTGCCGTGCTGCACAGCACCACGCCAGGGGGTGTGGGATATCACGGCTATACTTCCTCGCTCGACCGGCGCTGGCCCGACATCTAACCCGTAACCATTTACCCTTCGAGCAGGCTGGTTCGCCTTGCTATCACCGCGGCCGCCGCATACCGTACGCGATGGACGTAAATGGCTTTGCTCGGGGGTTAGCGCGGTGGGAAAAGAAACTCATAAAACAGAAATTAGCCCCATCAAGTAAAACTGAAACCCTCCACGCCTACCAACATCCTAATAGACTTTCTGACATGGTTCCGAACGGCTGCCTGCAGACGAAGGGAATGCCGGAACCCAAAAAGGCGATATAA
- a CDS encoding PEP-CTERM/exosortase system-associated acyltransferase, giving the protein MDRNELVNQFQAYFEYQVALTPEQRREAFQLRYDVYCMEYGYEDPSDHPDGQEQDDFDESALICTVRHTQTGRLAGCFRIILPGMEPSEPERLQMEVDCTETLYTNGRLDSGRHPKNLRRDSVCEVSRLAIHTDFRKRPGEKQTRMGAVDWLDLPEDQRLAHLRTFPLLGSSLFSAVAYTCGRLGRDHIFAVMEPRLARLLTREGIRFQQIGDVMEYHGEERAAYYNSLEKFVVETVASPLLRPLYRMGENQLAPGLTVWLERLRSHSNEHSCGRRPDNKVS; this is encoded by the coding sequence ATGGATCGAAACGAGCTAGTGAATCAATTCCAAGCCTATTTCGAGTATCAAGTAGCGCTGACACCGGAACAGCGCAGGGAGGCGTTCCAGCTCCGCTACGATGTCTACTGCATGGAATACGGCTACGAAGACCCGTCGGACCACCCGGATGGGCAAGAGCAGGATGACTTCGACGAGAGCGCGTTAATTTGTACCGTACGGCACACTCAGACCGGCCGCTTGGCCGGGTGCTTCCGGATTATCCTACCCGGAATGGAACCGTCTGAGCCTGAAAGGCTTCAAATGGAGGTGGACTGCACCGAAACCCTGTACACAAATGGTCGATTAGACTCGGGGCGGCACCCAAAGAATCTCCGACGCGATTCGGTTTGTGAAGTATCCCGCCTTGCTATCCACACCGACTTCCGCAAACGCCCCGGCGAAAAGCAGACACGAATGGGTGCCGTTGACTGGCTTGACCTGCCCGAGGACCAGCGCCTTGCACACCTAAGGACCTTCCCGCTCCTTGGTTCCAGCCTGTTCTCCGCCGTCGCATACACCTGTGGACGGCTGGGACGAGATCACATCTTCGCGGTAATGGAACCACGTCTGGCTCGTCTACTTACCCGGGAAGGGATACGCTTCCAGCAGATTGGCGATGTCATGGAATACCATGGCGAGGAGCGCGCAGCATACTACAACTCACTGGAAAAATTCGTTGTGGAGACCGTTGCCTCCCCGCTGCTGAGACCACTCTATCGGATGGGGGAAAACCAGCTTGCACCAGGCTTGACGGTCTGGCTTGAGCGGCTTCGGAGCCATTCAAACGAGCACTCGTGTGGCCGTAGGCCGGACAACAAGGTAAGCTGA
- a CDS encoding ThiF family adenylyltransferase, with protein sequence MALFEYQTAFKRTLGWITEQEQDTLRKATVAIAGLGGVGGSHLLTLARLGIGRFAVADYDVFELHNMNRQAGATISALGRPKVDVLCEKALDINPELEIERFPNGIDAGNVDRFLDGADVYVDGLDFFVYDIRQLVFRQAATRHIPAFTAAPLGMSVAFLAFHPGGISFERYFQLDPELEEDEKALRFMLGLAPSGLHAASLINPSAIDLKGQSGPSTPMACELCAGVMGTEVLKWLLQRGTTYWAPWAVQFDAYRMRVRRTWRPGGNAHPVQRLGLWLARRRLLGQ encoded by the coding sequence ATGGCCCTCTTCGAATACCAGACCGCATTCAAGAGAACACTCGGGTGGATCACCGAGCAGGAGCAGGACACGCTTCGCAAAGCCACTGTGGCTATCGCAGGGCTAGGGGGTGTGGGAGGGAGCCACCTACTGACCCTAGCGCGGCTTGGCATCGGACGCTTTGCCGTCGCGGATTACGACGTCTTTGAACTGCACAACATGAACCGCCAGGCCGGCGCAACCATCAGCGCGCTGGGTCGGCCAAAAGTCGATGTGCTCTGCGAAAAAGCGCTCGACATCAACCCAGAGCTGGAGATCGAGCGATTCCCGAACGGGATTGACGCAGGCAATGTGGATCGGTTCCTTGATGGCGCTGACGTCTACGTCGATGGCCTCGACTTCTTTGTCTACGATATACGGCAGCTGGTCTTTCGGCAGGCGGCCACTCGCCATATCCCTGCCTTCACCGCAGCGCCGCTGGGCATGAGCGTCGCGTTCCTGGCGTTCCACCCCGGCGGGATCTCCTTCGAGCGCTATTTCCAGCTCGACCCGGAACTCGAAGAGGACGAAAAGGCTTTGCGGTTCATGCTGGGCCTTGCCCCTTCAGGACTCCACGCGGCTTCCTTGATCAACCCCTCCGCCATTGACCTCAAAGGGCAGTCGGGGCCATCCACCCCCATGGCCTGTGAACTCTGCGCCGGGGTCATGGGCACCGAGGTCCTCAAATGGCTCCTCCAGCGAGGTACCACCTACTGGGCCCCTTGGGCGGTGCAATTCGATGCCTACCGGATGAGGGTGCGGCGCACTTGGCGGCCCGGCGGCAACGCCCACCCCGTCCAACGCCTGGGCCTTTGGCTGGCAAGGCGCCGCCTGCTCGGGCAATGA
- a CDS encoding efflux RND transporter permease subunit, with translation MTLPRWLAATLFALLLLAPGPLVLNLTFDNAPESYFPKEAPAVLFDASVREEFPEEQVLVGLFGGEEIYEPENLSALHELIQHLEENRQVERVLGVTSFDQIRAVDDGFTVEKIVPPGAIPERSGSQWQEHVRADRFAPGLLAARDSSALAIIVRPTELEDSLQRLELERAFREAVAEAGLDERLQAVAGHVALDVWQLRSMLRDSAVFIPATTAVGLGLLFWMFRRWLVVVAGGAAIGAVVSPALALMVLLGHPYTLVTSILPPLLAALTVAMLMHLFNALSHAHRRGYTEESALAYSLERVSRPALFTALTTAAGLLSLTLSPIRPIESLGYTAAFGVLLAYCVVMVLLPPLLARFDRGNWSLPRRGIGGLDAILKAARGFALRRAGWIVAVSALAIAATAPLITKIEVESDLYEFFPAGHPITQDTRKVEDALSGVMVVEAVFDAEAIDGLQDPAALQEIRDFQRWAEQREEVDYALSMVDMLEEMHWAFHDEDPEFRTLPGRQDLIAQYLFVYDGRDLYDLVNRDFTRAIVLMNLNVTGAREIGQTLEAFRGELDSSVEVLDWELSGMGRLFAEQEELLIEGQLRSLIAVAVMISVLMLVLWRSAAAASVTMLTNLSPLLVIFIVMGAFGVWLDMATAMVASVAIGIAVDDTIHTYHGFLFYRRRGSSVVAALARALQHTGRAVTATTIVLCAQFLVLAASDFQPTAAFGLLTAIGLVAALLFDLLLMPAIVTVLAKRFPRLSLGRVSA, from the coding sequence ATGACTTTGCCGCGGTGGTTGGCGGCGACCTTGTTTGCGTTGCTGCTGCTGGCGCCAGGCCCGCTCGTGCTCAACCTGACCTTCGACAATGCGCCGGAGTCGTACTTTCCCAAGGAGGCACCGGCCGTCCTTTTCGACGCTTCGGTGCGCGAGGAGTTCCCGGAGGAGCAGGTCCTGGTCGGCCTGTTCGGCGGCGAGGAGATCTACGAGCCCGAGAATCTTAGCGCGCTCCATGAGCTTATCCAACACCTGGAGGAGAACCGGCAGGTCGAGCGAGTGCTGGGTGTAACGTCATTCGATCAGATTCGGGCCGTCGACGATGGCTTCACGGTCGAGAAGATCGTCCCCCCGGGCGCCATTCCAGAACGGAGCGGGAGTCAGTGGCAGGAGCACGTCCGGGCAGATCGTTTTGCACCGGGGTTGCTGGCTGCGCGGGATAGTTCGGCCCTGGCGATCATCGTGCGCCCGACTGAACTGGAAGACAGTCTGCAGCGGCTGGAGCTTGAGCGGGCCTTCCGCGAGGCGGTGGCCGAGGCCGGCCTGGATGAGCGGCTACAGGCGGTTGCCGGCCACGTCGCGCTGGATGTCTGGCAACTGCGCTCCATGCTGCGGGATAGCGCCGTCTTTATTCCGGCCACCACAGCGGTAGGCCTCGGACTGCTGTTCTGGATGTTCCGGCGATGGCTGGTGGTGGTTGCCGGAGGGGCGGCGATTGGTGCGGTCGTCTCGCCTGCGCTGGCGCTGATGGTGCTGCTGGGTCATCCGTATACCCTGGTGACGTCCATATTGCCACCGTTGCTGGCCGCGCTGACGGTGGCAATGCTGATGCACCTGTTCAACGCGCTGAGCCACGCGCATCGACGCGGCTACACCGAGGAAAGCGCGCTGGCCTATAGCTTGGAAAGGGTCTCTAGGCCGGCATTGTTTACCGCTCTGACAACGGCTGCGGGGCTGTTGTCGCTCACACTGAGTCCGATCCGTCCCATCGAGAGCCTGGGGTATACCGCAGCGTTCGGCGTACTCCTAGCCTACTGTGTCGTTATGGTGCTTTTGCCACCATTGCTCGCGCGTTTCGACCGCGGCAATTGGTCGCTGCCGCGCCGCGGGATCGGTGGCCTCGACGCGATCCTTAAGGCGGCTCGTGGATTCGCGCTGCGTCGGGCGGGCTGGATCGTCGCAGTCAGCGCGTTGGCGATTGCAGCGACGGCGCCGCTGATCACGAAGATCGAAGTCGAGAGTGATCTCTACGAGTTCTTCCCGGCGGGCCATCCCATCACCCAAGACACCCGCAAGGTCGAAGACGCGCTCTCCGGTGTGATGGTGGTGGAGGCGGTTTTCGACGCCGAGGCTATCGACGGGCTGCAGGATCCGGCTGCCTTGCAGGAGATTCGGGACTTCCAGCGCTGGGCCGAACAGCGGGAGGAGGTGGACTACGCCCTATCGATGGTGGATATGCTCGAGGAGATGCACTGGGCGTTCCACGACGAGGATCCGGAGTTCCGGACCCTGCCCGGTCGGCAAGATCTGATTGCCCAGTACCTGTTCGTATACGACGGGCGAGATCTCTACGACCTGGTCAATCGGGATTTCACGCGGGCCATCGTCCTGATGAACCTGAACGTCACCGGCGCTCGCGAAATCGGTCAGACTCTTGAGGCGTTTCGGGGGGAGCTTGACTCGAGCGTTGAGGTTCTGGATTGGGAGCTCTCCGGGATGGGGCGGCTCTTTGCCGAACAGGAAGAACTGCTCATAGAGGGGCAGCTTCGTAGCCTCATTGCCGTGGCCGTGATGATCTCGGTGTTGATGTTGGTCCTCTGGCGCTCGGCGGCGGCGGCTTCTGTGACCATGCTGACGAATCTATCTCCGTTGCTGGTCATCTTCATTGTCATGGGGGCCTTCGGCGTCTGGCTCGATATGGCGACGGCCATGGTGGCGAGTGTGGCAATCGGCATCGCGGTGGACGATACCATCCACACCTACCACGGGTTCCTCTTCTATCGGCGCAGAGGGAGCAGTGTCGTTGCTGCATTGGCCCGGGCGTTGCAGCATACGGGCCGGGCGGTAACGGCGACGACTATTGTCCTGTGTGCGCAGTTCCTGGTTCTGGCTGCTTCAGACTTCCAGCCAACCGCGGCCTTTGGTCTGCTTACGGCCATCGGTCTGGTCGCGGCACTGCTCTTCGACTTGCTCCTCATGCCGGCGATAGTCACGGTGCTTGCGAAGCGCTTTCCGAGGCTTAGTCTGGGGCGGGTATCCGCTTAG
- a CDS encoding DUF1302 family protein — MASIGDRGDAAGDSVEPVRGEFEALEPSRRLAENGAEGDGGIRIGDPSPEAVDEDKPQPEAWLPEDWAFGVESVRLDAGWLPRSASYADLVYHGHLLGRADWQPRGPWSARVESRVDGHYQRGGPRVEEIDVDYGEVYLRYRGRGWRLTAGAQQVVWGRIDEVSPTDRLSVEDLSRFVLDDLSERRRAAPAVRGQLFTNGWEFDAVVVPWFREAEMPDRDSVWHPVDRQRGRFLGLPSEPQFQDLVRDGRFVEETDGEGGAGLRVSRGGRGWDAAATFKRFRHSAPYYELSDEARGALDDPEEAVQAGDYTFRAVHPRSYLVGVDGAIDAGGVTYRAEAVWLSDVPGTRQEDFVREDFEAFNWGVGAEVFPGDGDLRVNVQLVGSHYLDAPSLLERADEVTLNGEIEGRPWQRRLRARLRYAIGLDERDIYLNPEVAWVDWEPHELYVSAHYFEGAEETAGGFHQDNDVIMTGWRGRF, encoded by the coding sequence TTGGCCTCAATAGGTGATCGTGGCGATGCGGCCGGTGACTCGGTGGAGCCGGTCCGGGGGGAGTTTGAGGCTTTGGAGCCGTCGCGGCGGCTCGCGGAAAACGGGGCCGAGGGCGACGGCGGTATACGCATCGGCGATCCGTCGCCGGAGGCCGTCGACGAGGACAAGCCACAACCGGAGGCATGGCTCCCGGAGGACTGGGCGTTCGGAGTCGAAAGTGTGCGTCTGGACGCGGGTTGGCTGCCGCGCAGTGCCTCTTACGCCGACCTGGTCTACCACGGGCACCTGCTAGGACGTGCGGACTGGCAACCCCGGGGCCCCTGGAGCGCTCGCGTGGAGAGCCGCGTGGACGGTCATTACCAGCGCGGGGGCCCACGTGTCGAGGAGATCGATGTCGACTACGGGGAGGTGTACCTCCGCTACCGGGGTCGCGGATGGCGTCTGACCGCTGGTGCGCAACAGGTGGTCTGGGGCCGGATCGATGAGGTCTCGCCGACCGACCGACTGAGCGTCGAGGACCTGTCACGCTTTGTCCTGGACGACCTCAGTGAGCGGCGTCGCGCCGCTCCCGCGGTTCGTGGGCAGCTCTTCACCAACGGTTGGGAGTTCGACGCCGTGGTGGTGCCGTGGTTCCGGGAGGCGGAAATGCCGGATCGCGATAGCGTCTGGCATCCGGTTGATCGCCAGCGTGGGCGTTTTCTGGGCCTGCCGTCGGAGCCCCAATTCCAGGATCTGGTGCGAGACGGGCGGTTTGTCGAAGAGACCGACGGCGAGGGCGGCGCCGGGCTTCGGGTCAGCCGAGGCGGACGTGGCTGGGACGCTGCTGCGACGTTCAAGCGTTTCCGGCATTCCGCGCCGTACTACGAGTTGAGCGATGAGGCACGCGGAGCCCTCGATGATCCGGAGGAGGCCGTGCAGGCCGGCGATTACACCTTTCGTGCGGTCCATCCGCGCAGTTATCTGGTCGGCGTGGACGGTGCAATCGACGCTGGCGGAGTCACCTACCGCGCCGAAGCGGTATGGCTCAGCGACGTGCCGGGGACCCGGCAGGAAGATTTCGTGCGCGAGGATTTCGAGGCCTTCAATTGGGGTGTGGGGGCCGAGGTGTTTCCAGGGGACGGGGATTTGCGAGTGAACGTGCAGCTGGTTGGCAGCCACTACCTTGATGCGCCGTCCCTACTGGAACGTGCCGATGAAGTCACCCTCAATGGCGAGATCGAGGGGCGGCCCTGGCAGCGGCGTCTCCGGGCGAGGCTTCGTTATGCGATCGGGCTCGATGAGCGGGACATCTACCTGAATCCGGAGGTGGCCTGGGTGGACTGGGAACCCCATGAACTCTACGTGTCGGCGCACTATTTCGAAGGTGCGGAAGAGACGGCCGGCGGGTTCCACCAGGATAACGACGTCATCATGACAGGCTGGAGGGGACGGTTTTGA
- a CDS encoding outer membrane lipoprotein-sorting protein, whose protein sequence is MLRASPFSGVLGGVILLTAGLVSLVAANEEPADGEELAQWVYDRPEGDDAVQQGRMVLDGPGRSERERSFYEYRLQIDDEEVWNLVRFTAPSDVADTAMLTRDYPDGSTDQWLYLPALDRVRRVASERMGGRFVDSDFFFEDLRDRKVRQDEHEYVGRDELEGLPVFRLESRPVEGDNSVYTLRDQWVHEESLVPLRIDYYQGDDEPAKRLTVQALEQHQGYWTVVESTMEDLDSGHQTRFLVEQVVYDQGLPQDLFSRAALSDPGGERAYRP, encoded by the coding sequence ATGTTACGGGCAAGTCCTTTTTCGGGGGTCTTGGGGGGCGTGATACTCCTGACCGCGGGGTTGGTGTCGCTGGTGGCGGCGAATGAGGAGCCAGCCGATGGCGAGGAGCTGGCCCAGTGGGTCTATGACCGCCCCGAAGGGGATGATGCCGTGCAACAGGGGCGTATGGTGCTCGATGGCCCCGGTCGCTCCGAGCGGGAGCGTTCGTTCTACGAGTACCGTCTACAGATTGACGATGAGGAGGTCTGGAACCTGGTCCGGTTCACGGCCCCATCGGATGTTGCCGATACGGCGATGCTCACACGGGACTATCCAGACGGCAGCACAGATCAATGGCTTTACCTGCCGGCACTGGACCGGGTTCGAAGGGTGGCCTCGGAGCGGATGGGCGGTCGCTTCGTGGACAGCGACTTCTTCTTTGAGGATTTGCGCGATCGTAAAGTCCGGCAGGACGAACACGAATACGTGGGTCGGGATGAGTTGGAGGGCCTTCCGGTTTTCCGCCTGGAGAGTCGCCCTGTCGAGGGCGACAACTCCGTGTATACCCTGCGCGATCAGTGGGTTCATGAAGAGTCGCTGGTTCCCCTGCGAATCGACTACTACCAGGGCGATGACGAGCCGGCGAAGCGATTAACGGTGCAGGCCTTGGAGCAGCACCAGGGCTACTGGACGGTTGTCGAGAGCACCATGGAAGACCTGGATAGTGGTCACCAAACTCGCTTCCTTGTCGAGCAGGTGGTCTATGACCAGGGGTTGCCGCAAGATCTCTTCTCCCGCGCGGCGTTGTCGGATCCGGGGGGCGAACGTGCCTACCGCCCTTGA
- a CDS encoding PEP-CTERM sorting domain-containing protein: MKTQPMLGLFASALVLGMLSAPAYAAQFTIDPRDFAGFDDGPTAPLNSLGWELRTATTQFGTSSGENWLPDGGSRFLDIGFGRIDAYNPYDIGDDQIAGIRQRDMTLRWDNIAGTLGADGQLSYESGTIDFYFGGDGIGSGDLRSSDPFDTNSAEWQAAGSGEHVLSMELSRGDALARLITDDDGNLEAIDATQFDLFFDITFAREGFWALTDSRPFEELIGLQLISAFGEAGGATQRNTVLNDDENAFTDADIALYTHYAGVRRGSLEFQVPEPSTLMLMGGSLILLALATGGFRRRQSESGGLAAS, encoded by the coding sequence ATGAAAACCCAACCCATGCTAGGCCTTTTCGCGTCCGCGCTGGTACTTGGAATGCTATCAGCGCCCGCCTACGCCGCCCAGTTCACCATTGACCCGAGGGACTTTGCCGGTTTTGATGACGGCCCCACCGCCCCTCTTAATTCCCTTGGCTGGGAGCTTCGAACGGCTACGACCCAGTTCGGAACCAGCTCCGGAGAAAACTGGCTCCCGGACGGGGGGTCACGCTTTTTGGATATCGGATTCGGGCGAATCGACGCTTACAATCCATACGATATCGGGGATGACCAAATCGCTGGCATCCGCCAGCGGGATATGACCCTCAGATGGGACAACATCGCCGGCACCCTCGGTGCCGATGGGCAGCTAAGCTACGAGAGTGGGACCATTGATTTCTACTTTGGCGGGGACGGCATTGGATCGGGGGATCTTCGGAGCAGCGATCCTTTCGATACCAACAGTGCTGAGTGGCAGGCCGCCGGCTCCGGCGAGCACGTCCTCTCGATGGAACTGAGTAGGGGGGACGCACTCGCCAGACTCATTACTGACGACGATGGCAATCTAGAGGCGATTGACGCCACCCAGTTTGACCTCTTCTTTGATATTACTTTTGCACGAGAGGGCTTCTGGGCTCTGACCGATAGCCGCCCCTTTGAAGAACTGATCGGGTTGCAACTGATTTCGGCGTTCGGTGAGGCCGGCGGTGCCACACAGAGAAACACGGTTCTTAACGACGATGAAAACGCTTTCACCGATGCCGATATCGCGCTCTACACCCACTACGCTGGCGTTCGGCGCGGTTCGCTGGAGTTCCAGGTGCCCGAGCCGAGCACGCTGATGCTCATGGGGGGATCGCTGATCCTGCTCGCCCTCGCCACCGGTGGCTTTCGTCGGCGTCAAAGCGAGTCCGGAGGACTAGCGGCCTCGTAG